The DNA window CTCGCCGAGGATGTGCCTGGCTGCGACGGTCGCGATCGCCTGTTCGAAGGCGAAGCGGCTTTCCAGCGGTTGCGATTGCTTGCTTGCCCAGGCGCCGATCTGGGCCTGCTTCGGCCGTGTCGCGAAATAGGCGTCGGCTTCGGCCGCGGTGACCGGCGACACGTTGCCGCGGATACGGACCTGTCGGCGCAGCGACTTCCAGTGAAACAGTAAAGCCGCCTTAGGATTTGCGGCGAGTTCGCGGCCCTTTTGACTGGCGATATGGCTATAGAAGACAAAACCGTCGGCGTCATAGCCCTTCATCAGCACCATCCGGACGTCGGGCAGGCCATCGGCGTCGACGGTGGCCAGCGACATGGCGTTGGGATCGTTGGGTTCGGCCTTCACGGCTTCAGCGAACCAGTCGCCGAACAGCCCAAACGGCTCCTCGGCCGCGGTGAAATCACCGGATGTTAACGCTGTGGGGTGTTTGATGGAGGTCGTGTCGGTCATTCAGGGAGTTCCGAGTTGCGTTCGCCCGCGGTCCAGAGCGCGCTGCAGCCCCTGTGCAGGCTTGCCCTATATAAGGCATGGGGACGCGTTGGCCTATCGGCGATCAGGCCGGCGGGTGTCGTAATGACATTGATTCTAATCGGTGTCGGCTCGGGCGGCTGCAGCATGTCGCACTCCGACGGCGCCTTCGCGAGGGCTACCAACAACGAGGTAACGGGTTCGATCGGCGCAGTCCAGGCGCGCGCGCCGGCGCCGACCGAGAGCGACCTTGCCTTTGCCCGCAATGCCGCCTCCGACGTCTTGACCAGGGGCGACAAGGATGCGAGCCAACCTTGGGAAAATCCCGAGACCGGCGCGCGTGGCTCGGTGACGCCGCTGGCGCAGGCCTATTCCTCGGATGGGCGCACCTGCAGGGATTTTCTGGCAAGCTACGTCAACGGCCGGTCGGAAAGCTGGCTGCAGGGCGCCGGCTGCAAGACCGGCCGAGGCCAGTGGGAGATTCATACATTGAAACCGTGGAGACAGGGCTGATCCTGGCCTTCCCGTTGCAAAAATGCCACGAACACCCCAGATGAAACCGGGGTGGGCGGGCCGCCTGAAGTTCAACATCTGATTTTTCTAAAGGAGACGTGACGGATGCGCGACCCCTATGAGGTCTTGGGGGTGCCGCGGGGCGCCAGCGCCGCTGCGATCAAGAGCGCCTATCGCAAGCTTGCCAAGAAGCATCACCCCGACAACAACAAGGGCGATCCGAAGGCAGCGGCGCGCTTTTCCGAGATCAATTCGGCCAACGAGATCGTCGGCGACGAGGACAAGCGCAAGCAGTTCGATCGCGGCGAAATCGACGCCGAGGGCAAGCCGCGTTTCCAGGGCTTTCCCGGCGGCGACCCGCGCGCGCGCGGAGCCTCACCCGGCGGCGGTTTCGAGACCCACACCTTCCGGACCGGCGGCGCCGGTCCCGGGGGCATGGGCGGCGGCGGGTTTGAGGACATCCTCAACAGCATGTTCGGCGGCGCCGCGGCGCGGGGCGCCCGGCCCGGCGCCGGCAATACCTTCGAATTCGATCCCGGCGGCATCGCGCTCGATCTCGATCTTTCCGTGGCCATGACCGTGTCGCTGGAAGAGGCGGTCAAAGGCGTTGAAAAGCGCGTCCGGCTCCCGACCGGCAAGGAACTCAATGTCAAGATTCCCCCCGGGGTCACCGCCGGTCAGCAGATCCGGCTGAAGGGGCAGGGCGAGACCGCGCCCGGCCATCGCCCCGGCGATCTCCTGATCACGGTCTCGATCGCGCCGCATCCCTTCTTCAAGGTCGAAGGCAGCGATCTGCGGGTCGATCTGCCGATCACACTCTATGAAGCCGTGCTCGGCGGCAAAGTCCGTGTGCCGACATTGGGCAACGCGGTCGAGTTGTCGATCCCGAAGAACACGTCGAGCGGCCGGACCTTTCGGCTCAAGGGCAAGGGGCTGCCGAAGGCGACCGGCGCGACCGGCGACTTGTTCGTCACCACCCGCATCATGTTGCCGGACGGGAACGACGCCGACCTTGAGGCGTTAATGCAGAAGTGGCGCGCCGGACATCCCTATAATCCGCGCGGCGATCTAGGCTGATCGCCTTTACGCCTGCCCAAAAAAAGTGCAGCCTCGACCGGGGGACCAGCGCGGTACAAACCCCAGCCGAGGCTGCTAGCGTCGATCGGCGGATCGAACGCACCACAACTTCGCGTGAGCACCGGTGCGATAGTTAGACGCACCCGTGTCCTGATTCCAGATTTTCAATGTCGGAATTGGGACATAGACTATGACATAAATTTATCCGCCGCTTTTCTCGGCCTGGTCGTAGACCAGGCGGGCGATCTGGGCCAGGCGCTGGCGGTCGCTGTCGCCGCTCACTACGTAGCCGACGCCGCGATCGGTCCAGAACAGCGCGCCATCATTGTCCTGCTTGGCATACCGCATCTGCGTCGTCTCGGTCGCCGCGCGCGCGGCATAGATCGTGAAGCGTTCACCCGATGCGCTCTCATACATCAGGAATGAGGCCGGTCCGGTCGGACCGGGCAACAGCCGCCCGCCGACGAGCTTCAGCCCGGTCGCGTCGAGTTCCGGGGCACGCACGTTCCAGCCGCAGCGCTTGGTCAGCCATTGCTGCAGATGGGCACGTTCGCTGCCGGGCACCTCGACCGGATGCCGCACTTCGACCACATAGAGCCGGTGCGCATCCAGCGCATCCACCGTGAAATCCTGGAACGTCGACGGCGAGGTGGCGGCACCGCGTGCCATCCAGCCGACGCCGCCGCCGGCGATGAATGCCACCAGGCTCGCCGCGATCGCGCCGTAGATCCATTGGCGCGGCTT is part of the Bradyrhizobium erythrophlei genome and encodes:
- a CDS encoding anti-sigma factor family protein, which codes for MTDPKIPVTEDELHAYVDNELPAERRGDVEAWLAAHDDDAERVQSWRTMAEALHARYDAVADEAVPRRLEIERLVRKPRQWIYGAIAASLVAFIAGGGVGWMARGAATSPSTFQDFTVDALDAHRLYVVEVRHPVEVPGSERAHLQQWLTKRCGWNVRAPELDATGLKLVGGRLLPGPTGPASFLMYESASGERFTIYAARAATETTQMRYAKQDNDGALFWTDRGVGYVVSGDSDRQRLAQIARLVYDQAEKSGG
- a CDS encoding RT0821/Lpp0805 family surface protein — protein: MTLILIGVGSGGCSMSHSDGAFARATNNEVTGSIGAVQARAPAPTESDLAFARNAASDVLTRGDKDASQPWENPETGARGSVTPLAQAYSSDGRTCRDFLASYVNGRSESWLQGAGCKTGRGQWEIHTLKPWRQG
- a CDS encoding DnaJ C-terminal domain-containing protein: MRDPYEVLGVPRGASAAAIKSAYRKLAKKHHPDNNKGDPKAAARFSEINSANEIVGDEDKRKQFDRGEIDAEGKPRFQGFPGGDPRARGASPGGGFETHTFRTGGAGPGGMGGGGFEDILNSMFGGAAARGARPGAGNTFEFDPGGIALDLDLSVAMTVSLEEAVKGVEKRVRLPTGKELNVKIPPGVTAGQQIRLKGQGETAPGHRPGDLLITVSIAPHPFFKVEGSDLRVDLPITLYEAVLGGKVRVPTLGNAVELSIPKNTSSGRTFRLKGKGLPKATGATGDLFVTTRIMLPDGNDADLEALMQKWRAGHPYNPRGDLG
- the pdxH gene encoding pyridoxamine 5'-phosphate oxidase, translating into MTDTTSIKHPTALTSGDFTAAEEPFGLFGDWFAEAVKAEPNDPNAMSLATVDADGLPDVRMVLMKGYDADGFVFYSHIASQKGRELAANPKAALLFHWKSLRRQVRIRGNVSPVTAAEADAYFATRPKQAQIGAWASKQSQPLESRFAFEQAIATVAARHILGEVPRPPGWSGWRIAPVQFEFWHDRPFRLHDRIEFRRAGPDQPWSKTRLYP